The Scytonema hofmannii PCC 7110 genome includes a region encoding these proteins:
- a CDS encoding tetratricopeptide repeat protein has product MKHIKRMIAILGIISLLGGTLPAVVHAQQSQTSTKQMNFLEYYNQGVQKLAQGNYNGAIEDFNSVVQLNPRFHEGFCLRGLAKSLSGNFQAAIADYSQALRLNPNHTDAYNGRGSAHAELGDINKAIADFNQTIKINPNLPDAHYNRGLVNFRQGNHTAAIADFNFAINLSPTLADAYGNRGLAQYALGDSKRAVEDLEQAARLFREQGNTQGYQKTQALLQQVQQ; this is encoded by the coding sequence ATGAAGCACATCAAGCGGATGATCGCCATTCTAGGAATCATAAGCTTACTGGGTGGAACGCTACCTGCTGTTGTTCATGCACAGCAATCACAGACATCTACCAAACAGATGAATTTTCTGGAATACTACAACCAGGGGGTGCAAAAGCTGGCACAAGGTAACTACAACGGAGCGATTGAGGATTTTAATTCTGTAGTACAATTAAATCCTCGATTTCACGAAGGTTTCTGTCTTCGAGGTTTGGCAAAATCTCTATCAGGAAACTTTCAAGCAGCCATAGCAGATTATAGCCAAGCGTTGCGTCTAAATCCCAATCATACGGATGCTTACAATGGTAGAGGATCTGCTCATGCAGAACTGGGAGATATCAACAAAGCAATTGCAGATTTTAATCAGACAATCAAAATCAACCCAAATTTACCAGATGCCCACTACAATCGGGGTCTTGTCAATTTTAGGCAGGGAAATCACACCGCAGCAATAGCAGACTTTAATTTTGCAATCAACCTCAGTCCCACGCTTGCTGATGCCTACGGTAACCGGGGATTGGCTCAGTATGCTTTGGGAGATAGCAAACGTGCTGTTGAGGATTTAGAGCAAGCTGCAAGGCTTTTTCGCGAACAAGGAAATACCCAAGGTTATCAAAAAACACAGGCTCTTCTCCAGCAAGTGCAGCAGTAG